The Palleronia sp. THAF1 genome window below encodes:
- a CDS encoding Na+/H+ antiporter subunit E produces the protein MIKRLFLAVFPHPMLTLILVLVYVLLTNSFGINSWVMGLVLGVVVPIATHAYWPDRPRTPKPFKLLAYMILVIWDILVANVKVAFIVLFRSNANMRSHWVVVPLDLKSPEAITLLAGTITLTPGTVSADLSDTGRCLLVHALDTADPEQEAKDIKHRYERRLKEIFE, from the coding sequence ATGATCAAACGTCTGTTCCTTGCCGTCTTCCCGCACCCGATGCTGACGCTGATTCTCGTACTGGTCTACGTGCTGTTGACCAACAGTTTCGGCATCAATTCCTGGGTCATGGGGTTGGTTCTGGGGGTCGTGGTGCCAATTGCGACGCATGCCTATTGGCCCGACCGCCCGCGCACGCCAAAGCCATTCAAGCTTCTGGCCTACATGATCCTCGTGATCTGGGATATCCTTGTTGCCAACGTGAAGGTCGCCTTCATCGTCCTGTTCCGGTCGAACGCCAACATGCGCTCGCACTGGGTCGTCGTTCCGCTGGACCTGAAGTCTCCCGAGGCGATTACCCTTCTGGCCGGGACGATCACGCTGACGCCGGGCACGGTCTCGGCCGACCTGTCGGACACCGGGCGCTGCCTTCTGGTGCACGCGCTGGACACCGCAGACCCCGAGCAAGAGGCGAAGGACATCAAGCATCGCTACGAACGGCGCCTGAAGGAGATCTTCGAATGA
- a CDS encoding K+/H+ antiporter subunit F codes for MMDTALAVAFVAVSLAQIMAMVRLIKGPAIGDRILAIDTMTINAIALLVLLGIWGGTQLYFEGALIFAMLGFISTVAYARFVLRGDIIE; via the coding sequence ATGATGGATACAGCACTGGCCGTCGCGTTCGTTGCCGTAAGCCTGGCCCAGATCATGGCGATGGTGCGCTTGATCAAAGGCCCTGCCATCGGCGACCGCATCCTTGCCATCGACACGATGACGATCAACGCCATCGCCTTGCTTGTCCTGCTGGGCATTTGGGGTGGCACGCAGCTTTACTTCGAAGGCGCGTTGATCTTCGCGATGCTGGGCTTCATCTCGACGGTCGCTTACGCGCGGTTCGTCTTGCGCGGGGATATCATCGAATGA
- a CDS encoding Na+/H+ antiporter subunit G, translated as MQIAEIAVVVALLSGAFFVFVGSIGLLRLDTPMKRLHAPTKAGTLGVGSFLLASMIHSFATGEGSLHELLVMAFIFVTAPISANFIAKVNLHREDTDPTPPPPADRTWATFDTDERTEKLVVK; from the coding sequence ATGCAGATCGCTGAAATCGCCGTCGTCGTGGCCCTGCTGTCCGGCGCGTTCTTCGTCTTCGTCGGCTCTATCGGCCTGTTGCGGCTGGACACGCCGATGAAGCGTCTGCATGCGCCCACGAAAGCGGGCACGCTTGGGGTGGGTTCTTTCCTGCTGGCGTCGATGATTCACTCCTTCGCCACCGGAGAGGGGTCGTTGCACGAGCTTCTCGTCATGGCGTTTATCTTCGTGACGGCACCGATCTCGGCGAATTTCATCGCCAAGGTGAACCTGCACCGCGAAGATACCGACCCGACGCCTCCGCCCCCCGCCGATCGCACCTGGGCGACCTTCGACACGGATGAGCGGACGGAAAAGCTAGTCGTCAAGTAA